Proteins encoded together in one Impatiens glandulifera chromosome 1, dImpGla2.1, whole genome shotgun sequence window:
- the LOC124919110 gene encoding beta-galactosidase 10-like, with amino-acid sequence MATMGKPLSSLLSIIIFLYSFFLFLTLSSATNVTYDRRSLIIDGQRKLLISASIHYPRSVPGMWPGLVKTAKEGGVDVIESYVFWNGHEPSPDNYYFDGRYDLVKFVKIVKDAGMYMMLRIGPFVAAEWNFGGVPVWLHYVPGTVFRTNNEPFKYHMQRFMTVVVNLMKQEKLFASQGGPIILAQVENEYGFYESGYGEGGKQYALWAAQMALSQNIGIPWIMCQQDDAPDPVINTCNSFYCDTFTPNSPNKPKFWTENWPGWFKTFGSRDPHRPPEDVAFSVARFFQKGGSLQNYYMYHGGTNFGRTSGGPFITTSYDYDAPIDEYGLARLPKWSHLKELHKSIKLCERTLLNAEPTLVSLGPLQEADVYADTLGNCAAFIANMDDKNDKTVEFQNVSYYLPAWSVSILPDCKHVIFNTAKVGSQASVVRMVPESLQPSLVSSSKLHGWEVFVEKSGIWGKSDFTRVGFVDHINTTKDTTDYLWYTSSFYVDESEDILKKGGQPVLKVESKGHALHAFVNGKLEASASGSGSMSAFKLQAPISLKHGKNEIALLSMTVGLQNAGPLYEWVGAGLTSVQISFGNRTKDLSAYNWSYKIGLEGEHLGIYNLDGSNSLKWVSTSDPPKGQPLTWYKAVVDAPPGEDPIGLDMIHMGKGLAWLNGEQIGRYWPIRSSKNEVCVQQCDYRGKFLPDKCMKGCGEPTQRWYHVPRSWFKPSGNILIIFEEKGGDPTMINFSRRKISGACAMVSEDHPSFALDRSHNEIHYNKRGPAVHLTCPTNTKISKVRFASYGNPTGSCGSYTLGDCHDPNSFSTVKKACLNKNECSIELSEDNFNTHLCSGTVKKLAVEAICS; translated from the exons ATGGCGACAATGGGGAAGCCACTTTCTTCCCTACTCAGCATTATCATTTTTCTCTActctttctttctcttcctaACACTGTCTTCTGCAACCAACGTAACGTATGATCGCCGCTCTCTCATTATTGATGGCCAACGCAAGCTTCTCATCTCCGCTTCCATTCACTACCCTCGTAGTGTGCCCGGG ATGTGGCCTGGGCTAGTGAAAACAGCAAAAGAAGGAGGTGTGGACGTGATTGAAAGCTATGTGTTTTGGAATGGACATGAACCTTCACCGGACAAT TATTATTTTGACGGAAGGTATGATTTGGTCAAGTTTGTAAAGATTGTTAAGGATGCAGGCATGTATATGATGCTTCGCATAGGCCCATTTGTAGCTGCTGAATGGAATTTTGG AGGGGTGCCCGTTTGGCTGCACTATGTTCCAGGCACTGTCTTTCGGACTAATAATGAGCCATTCAAG TATCACATGCAGAGATTCATGACCGTTGTAGTGAATCTTATGAAGCAAGAGAAGCTCTTTGCTTCACAAGGAGGTCCTATCATCCTTGCCCAG GTTGAGAATGAATATGGATTCTATGAGAGTGGATATGGAGAAGGGGGGAAGCAGTATGCTTTGTGGGCTGCTCAGATGGCTCTTTCTCAAAACATAGGCATACCTTGGATTATGTGTCAGCAGGATGATGCTCCTGATCCTGTG ATCAATACATGCAATTCATTTTACTGCGACACATTTACACCAAATTCCCCAAACAAGCCAAAATTTTGGACGGAGAATTGGCCTGGATG GTTCAAAACTTTTGGGTCTAGAGATCCACACAGACCACCTGAAGACGTTGCTTTTTCTGTTGCTCGATTTTTTCAGAAAGGTGGAAGCCTTCAGAACTATTACATG TATCATGGTGGGACGAACTTTGGTCGTACTTCAGGTGGCCCATTTATCACCACTAGTTATGATTATGATGCACCTATTGATGAGTATG GCTTGGCTAGGCTTCCAAAATGGTCACACCTTAAGGAACTCCACAAGTCTATTAAGTTATGCGAGAGAACATTACTAAATGCTGAACCAACACTAGTTTCACTTGGTCCTCTTCAAGAG GCTGATGTGTATGCAGACACTCTTGGTAATTGTGCTGCCTTTATTGCCAATATGGATGACAAAAATGATAAGACAGTAGAGTTCCAGAATGTTTCATATTACCTACCTGCATGGTCAGTTAGCATCCTGCCAGATTGCAAGCATGTAATCTTCAACACCGCCAAG GTGGGCTCTCAAGCTTCTGTGGTTCGGATGGTACCAGAGAGTTTGCAGCCTTCCCTTGTATCATCAAGTAAGCTTCATGGATGGGAGGTGTTTGTGGAGAAATCTGGGATATGGGGGAAAAGTGATTTCACTAGAGTTGGCTTTGTTGACCATATCAATACCACAAAAGATACCACTGACTACCTCTGGTACACGTCAAG CTTTTATGTTGACGAGAGTGAAGATATTTTGAAGAAAGGAGGTCAACCTGTTCTTAAAGTTGAATCAAAGGGTCATGCCCTGCATGCTTTTGTGAATGGGAAGCTTGAag CCAGTGCATCTGGAAGTGGATCCATGTCAGCTTTTAAACTTCAGGCTCCAATTTCTCTCAAACATGGAAAAAACGAAATTGCTCTCTTAAGCATGACTGTAGGTTTGCAA AATGCAGGACCTTTGTATGAATGGGTGGGAGCAGGGTTAACAAGTGTTCAGATTAGTTTTGGTAACCGCACAAAAGACTTGTCTGCATATAATTGGTCATATAAG ATTGGACTGGAAGGAGAACATCTTGGTATCTACAATCTTGATGGTTCAAACAGTTTAAAGTGGGTGTCAACTTCAGACCCTCCAAAAGGACAGCCTCTCACTTGGTACAAG GCTGTTGTAGATGCTCCTCCAGGAGAAGATCCAATTGGTTTAGATATGATCCACATGGGGAAGGGATTGGCTTGGTTGAATGGTGAACAAATTGGACGATATTGGCCCATAAGAAGCTCAAAAAATGAAGTCTGTGTACAACAGTGTGATTACAGAGGCAAATTCCTTCCTGATAAGTGTATGAAAGGGTGTGGAGAACCAACACAGAGATg GTACCATGTTCCTCGGTCTTGGTTCAAGCCATCTGGAAACATTCTAATTATATTTGAGGAGAAAGGAGgagacccaacaatgatcaacTTCTCTAGGAGAAAAATTTCTGGCGCATGTGCAATGGTTTCAGAAGATCACCCCTCCTTCGCCCTTGATCGTTCGCATAATGAAATTCATTATAACAAAAGAGGTCCAGCTGTCCATTTGACATGCCCTACAAATACTAAAATTTCAAAAGTTCGTTTTGCCAGCTATGGAAATCCCACTGGGTCATGTGGATCTTACACATTGGGTGATTGTCATGATCCTAATTCATTTTCAACTGTTAAAAAG GCTTGCTTGAATAAGAATGAATGCAGCATAGAGCTGAGTGAAGATAACTTCAACACACATTTGTGCTCAGGCACGGTTAAGAAACTTGCTGTTGAAGCCATTTGCAGCTGA